In the genome of Candidatus Pristimantibacillus lignocellulolyticus, the window GGCAACTACTTTAACAGCACTAAAACAAGAAATTACAGAGCAAAATTTCCCTTTGAATGACGAGACACATTTCGATATGTATGAAGCAGTTAGTCAACCAAGTTGGGCTTCGATTACAGATTCATCAAAGCACTCTATCGGTTGGTATGTATCTAATGATGAACAATTTATCGGGGATGCTATTCTACAAATAGATACTGTTGTATTGGAAACGAGTGAAGGAACTATTGTAAGTAGATACATTCCTGACTTCATTATTCCAGATGAATACACTGCCTATACTAAAAAACAAGATTTCTTTGCTGGCATATGGACTTTCGGAGTATATATGGGCTTTACATTTATCTTCGGAGTTCTGGCAATTATTTATGCAATATTATATCGCCGCCATACTTCTTTCAAATATGGTGCGTGGTTGACAGCAATCAGCACATTAATTTCTCTACTTGTTAACTTCGGATTTTTGAAAAGTCAACTCGGATTAGAGTCTAATACCATTATGGAAAATGGATTAGCTAATATCTTTATGCTTGGAGTTGTCATTGTTTCGGTTATCTTTGGTGCCGTCGGAGTATATTTCTCTTTCATTGCTGGTGATGGTCTCTGGAAAGCTCAAGGCTTCCGACTATGGCCACGATTCCGTGATCAAGGTTACGGGCATTACATTTGGGATATGATGAAAATGTCTTACTTGCTTGCGATAATATTGCTAGGCATTCAAAATGTTATCTACCTATTACTGACTACTTTACTTGGTACATGGTCAGCAAATGATGCCTCACAATCATTCTTAAACTTTGAATATACTTGGTTATATCCTGCAGTAGCATGGATGGCAGCGATAACGGAAGAAGTAATATATCGTTACTTCGGAGTTGGTATTTTCCGTCGTTGGTTCAAAAATACATGGTTAGCAGCAATAATTCCTTCCATTGTATGGGCAGCAGGACATACAATGTATCCACTTTACCCAGCAAGCACTCGAATTTTAGAGCTAATAATTGTCGGAATGCTATTCACATTTATTATGGTGAAATTCGGCTTTATCGCAGCAATGTTCACTCATGCGATATTCAATACGATACTTATGAGTATGCAACTTGTTATGTATGGAGGTACAGTTGATCTTATCTCTTCTATCGTATTCATTATTCTACCGTTCTTTATTGCTTATGTTATTAAGTTACTTCATAACAAATTTAATAAAGGTTCAAATAGCTCGCTTGTCAGTGCCAAATAGATGTCATGAAGCTAGGGAAGTGAGGAACGCAGTGTACGCTATTGGTACATGAGTACCACAACAACCGATGAATGGCAGATATGCCGTCGGATAAGCTACGTCAGCGACACATCGCAATCACAGGCGTGTTATTTAACCTTCCACTAAAAGAAGGACACTACAGGACCACCTAGTCCTGAGTATCCTCCTGTAATGCCGTAAGAATTGTAGTTGCTAACTTTTCACCAATAGATAGAGGCTTAAAGTCTTCGACTTGAGCCTCTTTTATTTTTTTCAGAGATCCAAAATGTTTCAGTAGTTGTTTGCGACGTTTCTCGCCAATGCCTGGAATTGAATCCAGCTTCGATTCTACCATTGATTTCGCTCGTTGCTGACGGTGGAAAGTGATCGCAAAGCGATGCACTTCATCTTGAATCCGTTGAAGCAAATAGAACTCCTGACTATCTCGTCCGAGTGGTATAAGTTGAGGTGGATCACCACTCATTAATTCTGCTGTTCTGTGCTTGTCATCCTTAACTAGTCCACATACTGGTATAAATAGGCTCAATTCATCCTGTAGCACCTCTATAGCAGCTGATATCTGTCCTT includes:
- a CDS encoding CPBP family intramembrane metalloprotease, producing MINQITPKTWKLMSILATISLIVFILLQLLPSLNASATSTSSSKPISNDKAIEIASAFAEQHTGFNVEQAEAYHQANKAYTGYIMKEQLQKIHEEKFEKIVPFDQYQVNVRFDSGEGNGYVIMSLFTGQITGWNFSITGTEADEATTLTALKQEITEQNFPLNDETHFDMYEAVSQPSWASITDSSKHSIGWYVSNDEQFIGDAILQIDTVVLETSEGTIVSRYIPDFIIPDEYTAYTKKQDFFAGIWTFGVYMGFTFIFGVLAIIYAILYRRHTSFKYGAWLTAISTLISLLVNFGFLKSQLGLESNTIMENGLANIFMLGVVIVSVIFGAVGVYFSFIAGDGLWKAQGFRLWPRFRDQGYGHYIWDMMKMSYLLAIILLGIQNVIYLLLTTLLGTWSANDASQSFLNFEYTWLYPAVAWMAAITEEVIYRYFGVGIFRRWFKNTWLAAIIPSIVWAAGHTMYPLYPASTRILELIIVGMLFTFIMVKFGFIAAMFTHAIFNTILMSMQLVMYGGTVDLISSIVFIILPFFIAYVIKLLHNKFNKGSNSSLVSAK